The following DNA comes from Lutra lutra chromosome 14, mLutLut1.2, whole genome shotgun sequence.
GCTGGAAGACCAAGGGGGGTTGGACCTGGGCCAGAGCACCAAGGTCCAGGCCCCCAGGCTGGACCTGGGCAGCTTGGCCTCTCCAGGCCCCTTGCTTTCTCCCTGCTGGGTATTAGGGATCTTTGTCTGGACCTAACCTTGCCAGCAGCTCTGGGGCCATAATGTGTTGTCACTGGAGTCAGGGTGCTCGTACCTGGGCAGTACAGGGTCTCATGGGCAGGGAGGGTGACATGGCAAGGGCAACAGTAGCCTGACAGTGGAAGAAAAGTGTATCCAGAAACTGTGCTGGACTGAGCTCTGGACTGGCACTGGGACCAAAATCCTACTGAGGGGCTGAGCCCTAACAAGGGCCTATTGAGGGGCTAGTGATCTcctgaggagatggagaggagtacCCTAGCATGGGCACAGGTAGGAAGGGGTCTGTGGAGTCTGGAAGCCATTCCAGAAATGCTGAGTGACACCACCATCCATGTGGCACATGGAACAGGCACAGCAAGGACCCCTGTGGTCCTGGGGGACCCACACAACCTCAGAGGAAGGGGGTTTGATGGGTCCAAGGAAGTTCCTGTGGGTGTCTCAGCCTGATTCCCACCAGGTGTGTCCTGGAAGCTGCCCTCCAACCCCCACTGCCAACTCAGCAGTGCTGCCTGAGCAGAACATTCTGGTATTTGGCTGTGATAAGGGGAGAATGGAGTCTCAGGGACCTACTTAAGCTCCAGAGCCCCTCACTTCACAGCCTCCTGTGAGTCTACAAGGTCACACAGGGCCATCTGTAATACTTGCAAGAGTAGTAGTATTatgttttttcccctcaaagaggGCCTCTCCAAATTGTTTAAGACCCAACCACTCCTGCCAGCGGAGAATGACAGGTGGTTGCTGTGACCCTGTGACCCAGAGTTTCTGCTGCCACAACACCCCCTCCCTCCCGGGGGTGCTGGTCACAGCTTGGGGCCTCCTAACACCAATCAGGAATGTGGGAGGGCCTCAGCCCCATAACACCCAGGCTGTGAGGGCCCCAGATCAGGTAAACACTAATTAGGGCTCACTACACCCTCCTGAAAAGCTCTGAGGGCTGAGAGAGCAGGCAGCGGGGAGGCCGCTTCAGACTCCTGCCCTAGGCCTGGATGGCATGAACAGGGACTTGGGAGGACTTTTCTTCTGTGATCCCTGGCCATTGGGGTCACAATCCCCAGCCGTCTGCTCCCTCTACTCTTTGGCCCACCCGCTGGTCAGTCAGGGCTCACTGCCAAGCACATCAGTGACAAGGGGGAGGGAATAGAAGTTTACCAAGAGCTTGCACACGTGACCCCACCGACTATCAGTGACATGGCCAGGAAGGCATGgctgtccccattttacacatgaggaaactgaggctcaggttgGGCCAGTGACTAAAGGGTGTGGCACATGGCATGTGGTTTGAGGCATCTCTCTCCATCCTGAATAACTAGGGAGGCAGCCTGGTCCCTTGAGCATGTGATACATCAGGGGCTGGTGGAGTGGCTTTCTGGAATTCTGGCTAGGGCCACCAGACACACCTCCCCTAGTGGTGGTGGCGTCCTCCATCTACTCTTCTAGGACCTCCTGGGGGGCACTGGGCCTCTGCAAGAAGCCAGACCCCAAGGTGCAGGGATGGCCAGGCTCCCTACTGGACTAGTTGCTCCCGTGCTGGGCCGTTTGGGTGCTCAGGTGCTCCTGAGCAAGAAGCAGCTGACAGCAAGCCAGGGGTGACTGTGTTCTGGTTAATGCTGTATCCTCCTCAGCCTAGGGCAAGGTACCATGATgaggcccccacccccaacccctcaaATTTCTAGTGAAAGCTGCAGAGACTGCGGAGCTGAGGTCTTGGGGTCCAGTGGCCCCCACTTTACTTGTGTTCCTGGCCTGAGCAGCCATCCAGGTCCCCAGGTCCCCAGGCCCTCAAGCCCCTAACTAGGCCACCCTGGGGATCCTGAACGGCAGGCTGGAAATCCTAGGTCTTGTCTGGGAGTGCACCAGTGCCAGGGATGTGGGAAGCTCAAAACTCAGGGGGCTGGCAGGGGTCCCCAGTTGCCTCTCATCCCGCAAAAAAATCAGGCCTCCTGCTTTGGGGGAGGGACATGTCCCAGAGCTGACTTCTCTGTCCAGTCCCTGACCCTCACAGGGTCCCAGAATACAAGGTGTAGGGGTCTCATACTGCCAGAGGGGCAAGGTTGCCCTCACAGTGCTGGGGTGGCCccacccagcctcctcctcctgcctccacctACGCTGACTAACCAGCTGATCTCCTACTTGGCTTAGGCGGGGGCCCCGTGCTCCGGAGCCCAGGCAGGCATCAGGGGCATCTATAAAAGGACGCAGGGCCAGGCCCCAGCATCCTGCTTGCTTGCCACCTGTCATCTCACGATGCTGGGAGGCCTGGGGAAACTTGCTGCTGAGGGCCTGGCCCACCGCACTGAGAAAGCCACTGAGGAAGCTGGTAAGAAGTCCGAGGCTCCTTTCCACCGGGGCCCTTCTCCTAAGGCTGGGAGGGCTGGGGCCTGTTGAAAGCGGATCCCAGCAGATTGGAGGTAGGCCTTGGCCCCTTGACAACCCTGGCCAGTCAGCCCCACAAGGACAGAATGGAAGTGAGGGGTATGGAAGCTGAGGAGGGCAGCTTGGGTGGAGTCATGAGGGGTCCAGTACCCCAAACAGGCCTCTCCGGGTCAGACCTGTTTCTGGAGTCTGTGACTGAGGGCAGAAAGCGACTCCAGCTCAGGGGACACGGGGAGAGCCGTGGTGCTTGGGTGAGCTTTGGATAGCTAGAATCTGTCCGTCTGGAAACCTGGGAGCCTTTTTTGAATATCCtctacagaaaaaggaaaaatggatttttatttttaccatcagTTTAGAGCTTCAAGCATTTCTTCACTAAGAAACCACCAAGTCTGATTCTGTTCAATGTCAGCCCCTAGGGTTTATCCAAAggacattttgaatttctttcaagTCCCCAGAAACCCTTTCTTGTACACAGACTCCCACAACTGTATGCTGGAGATGAGTCTGGGTCCCAGCGGGCATTTTGTGAAACACAGCCCCGTGTCCTGGTTGGCCTCTGTGGTTCCTCCTGGCTGGCTGCGGCAGACACATCTGTCTTTCATCGGTTAAGCTGCAGCTGGCCTTCCCTGCCCGGTCACACCTGCcactggctctgagctcagtccCACCCCCAGTCTGCAGGTGAGGGAACCAAGCAGCACACAGTGGAGGAGAATCAGAATCAGTTCTTCTGACTCCAAAATCTTGCAGTTCTAGCCACTGCCACCCAAACGTCAGATTCCTGAGCGGTCAGAGAGTTCTCTCCTGCTGGAGGAATTGCTCTGGGGTCTTGGTTTtgctgtagatggctttgggacTTGGCCTCCCGCTGCAGCTTCCATCGGGCTGAGGCAGGCCAGCGGCGCGCCCGAAGGTGCCCTCATCTGGGagattatatagatatattccACCTTGGCCCCATGCCCCCAGCGGGCAGGAGGGCCTGCTCTTCTGCATTCCAGGCCTTGCCAGGCCGGCCAAGGGCCATGGAGAGCCCCATGCCTTTGTCTGGCTCACCTCAGCTTGTGTCCCAGCAGCCAGGCCCCACGGGAGTCTCTGAAGCAAGCCAGCTGGGGCTCCTTCCTATGGGCTGCTCGTCCTGCCTGCAATGATGTCCAGGATATCCAGAGCGGTCTGGGTGCCGCATTGAGAAGAAGCTGGCTTGTACTGTGTTTTCACTGTGGGCTTCTCCTCTTTGTAGTTCATGCCGTGGAGGGGGTGGTCAAGGAGGTGGTGGAACACGCCAAAGAAGCTGGAGAGAAAGGTACGGCTGGGGCTGGaaccagggaaggagagaagctaGGTGCTGGGAGCAGTCGTTCTTTGCCTAACCAGGTCAAGCCCTGACCTTGACGAGGCATCCTTTCAGGCAGTATGCAGTTATCAACACTCATCTGAGACCACGGACTGTACTTTGCTAAAGCAAGATCTATCCAGACAGTCCTTTCTGGGGCATGTTAAGACGGTGTCACAAATGACTATGTGGCAGCCGGCTCGGACAAAAAACATTTCAGACAAAATtctctatttatataaatataaatttacagaagtatatgtgtgtgtgtgtgtgtgtgtgtgtgtatgtgtgcgctaTAGTATAGTGATgtaaaaatactttcttccttACAACAAAAGAGATTCTAGAGGGATCAAGGGCTCTGTATTAAATACATGAAATTGTTAAATTGTTAGAAGAGAAGGTAATCTGGATTATCTGGAAAAGGATAAATTGGGTAATCTGGGAAAGGAGAGGATTGCTTTAACTATGTCAGAAAACCTAACAGCCATAAAAGAAATATTAGGTAAATCTGACAATACaagatttctaaatttttcataataaaaaaaaaagggatgagccaaaagaaaaaccacacactgaagaaaagcatttgtaaatagaaatgatgaactgatataaaaatgaccaaaagacAGAAGCAGGCAGCTGACAGAGAAATGAGGTCTGAGTAGGCAGTGTGCCCTTGAGGGGAGCAAATGCTGTCTCGCTCTGGACTGCAGAAACCCAAGTTGTGGGGGGAAATAAAACCACACTTGAATGCATTCCTCCGGGAGCCCCGCTGCCCTCTGTCCCATTGGGGCTCCTCCAGGGCACAGTCCAGTAAGAACCACATCCCACAGGCCACTCCAGCCCTACCAGCTGGAAATGTTTACTTAGCTCACCggactttattcttctttcttcccgAAAGCCATTGCTGATGCCTTAAAGAAGGCCCAAGATACAGGGGACAAGGTGGTGAAGGAAGTCACTGAGACGGTGACCAACACAGTCACAAATGCTGTCACCCATGCAGCGGAAGGCCTGGGCAAACTGGGACAGTGAGCACATCCACCTCTGAATCTCAATAAAAAGCTGTGAAATGTGTACACCGAGCCCTggattttttcctgtttggatGGAAACCCTGCCCGTGTCCCCAGTGGCCACTCTGCCGGGGCAGGGGACCTGCATGTTGACAGCTTCTGGGGGTCAGTAGGACCCCATGGTTAATCAGTTGTGCTGCCCTCACATTATGACTTCTCACATCAGCAAGGATTTCTGGAAGAATTGTTAGGGTCTATGCAACATTTCAAAAATGGTTATTTTCCTAGACACTATATATAGCTTTCAGAAACCTCTATGCTTCCAGGACATCCCAAGGGAGGAACATAATTCAACTCACATGTTCTTTGGGTTTTCCTTGAAGTGTTCCTATAGGCCTCAAGGAAGATCGTGGACCAACCTGATGGAGAGTGTAGCTGGGCAGCTCAGACTGTTTGAGATGCTTCACATTCTGAAAGAAGCATTTGAGCTGGACAGACAGTCATAGAATCAGGTCAAGTAGTAACTGAGTCCACTGCTTACTGGCCGTGGAAGCCACTGATGTATCTTTCCCCAGAGACTTTTTCAGGCCCAATTGATAGCAGTGGCCAAGAACGCCTGGCCTCCGCCCCTTCCTGCCATGAGGGGTCAGCACCATAAAGTTAAACCTATGTGCAAGCAGCATTTAGCTTaacattttggattttaaaaaaggaaatgatttgtAAAGAAGAGGCATCGCTTAAGTATCTTGCCGGAAATTACTTGTTCTTcgcagaaatgagaagaaaagatgtTTAAGGAGCATGTCAGTTGGTCACCACACGTCTGGCTTTTTAAAAGTGGCttcacaagtctttttttttttaaaagattttatttatttatttgacagagagagatcacaagcaggcagagaggcaggtagagggagaggaggaagcaggctccctgctgagcagagagcccgatgcggggctcgatcccaggaccctgagatcatgacctgagccgaaggcagtggcttaacccactgagccacccaggcgccccccttttttttttttttaaagattttatttatttatttgacagagagagatcacaagcaggcagagaggcaggtagagagagaggaggaagcagtaaGTAAAGCAAACTCAAActtggggaagaagaggaaaaaactggTAGCATGTATCTAGCAGACATATTAATACTGTTCCTCTCTGTATCCATGGGAATATGAgagatcttcattttctttcttttttaaatattttacttatttgtcagagacagagagagcacaagcaaggggagtggcagacagagccggcagggggaaaagcagactcctcactgagcaagctatccaatatgggactcgatccctggaccctgggattatgacctgagccgaaggcagacactcaacagactgagccaccgaggcatcttAAGATATCTTCATTTTCTCCATGACACAGTTCCATGCTGCTTGAATTTAAGAGCAAAGCAACAcagacagatttttaaatgttgttgaGAGCACATATTAGCTTATTCAAGATCATTTGCTGGTTAAGTGCTACTCAATGTTTATTGGCTTGCAAACCTTGTTATTGCTACTTGGTGACAAGATAAGTGAGAACAGAGCATTTAGAAACTTTTACAAAAATCTGATATTGCCTGGACTTCCAGGAGCGTGATCAGCAGATGATGCTTGTTGAATAGGGTAGAGACCAGCTCTGGGTTGTTGAACGTGAACTAGTCACATGAAAGAGGACCATGTAACCCGATGTATTAGattagcaaacaaaataaaattggtcCTTTGCCACGGAGAGCTGAAGAAGCACTGCCCGTGGTTCCTTAAGTTCACCTTGCAGTGTGCTATTCTATAATAAGAActtctcccactttctctttACTGTCTGGTATGCAACGAGTGGTATGACATCAGCCTCGGACAAGCTCTATATGTGTTAGAAAAAGCAACAGGTGGTGATGTCCAAGCAACGGGCAGAGCAGGGACCTCCAAAAATTTCCTTGTCCATAAAAGTAAtgagaaaactggcaaaaatatgatcagaataaaaaatttttttggtccAGAATTCTTAACCAAAGGCTTACAGCAATCCAGGGAGCatttatgtaaaagaaattaaaaacaaataaacaaagtcttctTCAGAATGGCAAGCTCTGGATGTTTTTAAGTTACCCTattctgtgccccaccccccaacccccaccttctCCAGTTCCATGAAAACCCATAGCCTAGTGGTTACTGGAAAGAGCTGAAGAAGCTTCATTTCCAGAAAACTGTGCTTATTTCATTTGACTGGTGGTTCCAGTTAAGACCTCATTGCAAGGCTGACTTTATTTGTCTCACTAGGAGCTCACCCAATGTAAATAGCTTTTCCCCGGGGGTTGTCATGAAACAATTagaggcaattaaaaaaaaagatttcatttacttgtcagagagaaagagaaagagagcatgagtgcacaagcagagggagcagtaggcagagggaatagcaggctccacgctgagcagagagcccaatgcaagactcgatcccaggatactaggataatgacctgagctcaaaGCAGACaccaaacccactgagccacccaggcctccctagaggcaattttttttaagctggtgGCCTCATTGGATAACAGTTTGGGAAATCAATAGGCGAAACAAAGCAAAGAGCTTTAAAGGAAAAACTGGGGAATGAAATGTCCATAGGGATTTCGAAAATTCCAGTACATTTCCAGGAATCTAGAAGGCCATCACATGTGTAGGGCTGTGCATGTGCTCATTAAAGACTGGAAAAGGCTCGAAGCTCTCACCTCTAAACGACCTTGAGGCTCTGTGCAAGGAGGAAGTGAAAACCAAAACAGATATAATCTGCCCAGCTGAGTTTTGCAGGTGAGGCTCAACCTGCACTGAGTTCCCTGGCAACGATGGGAGACCTACCGATTCTGGATAAATCTCTGTCCAGTCATCAGCTAACAATTAAGCTACACGAAGAGAAACTTCAATGGCAaaacacaataaagaaaacagactGTAGAATTATTTCAGAAAAGCCACTACACAAACACTTAAGAACAAAAAGCAACAAGGtatctggggggaggggtgtggaatCTGATTTCAGAGTTGCCACATTATATTATTCAATACGTGTAGTTTTCAGAAAAAGAACGTTATGCAAGGAAAGACATTATGACTCATTTAAAGGGGGGGGGAATGGAAACTGTGCCTAAGTAAGCCCAAATATTGGACTaatcagagattttatttttttccccaaagaatttAAATCAATTATTCTAAACATGttcaaagagctaaaggaaaccACATCTACAGAATTAAAGTATATGATCAATACCAAATAGAGAGTACACTTGGACAGAAATTATAGAAAAGCATGAAATAGATATTCTAGAATTGAAAGtacaactgaaataaaacaatCAGATGTGAACAGGCTCATGAAAGAATCTGTGAACTTGAAGATATGTCAGATGAGATGATCTAACCTGAGGAACAGAAAgccaaacaaatgaagaaaaataaagaggatcaGAGACACATGCATCACTGTACACCATGGGGGTACCAGtcggagaggagagaaaagaggcaggaaaagtATTTGAGTAAATACTGGTTGAaaacaaatttgatgaaaacccAAGAAGCTCAACGAACTCCAAGTAGGAAGACCCAATTAGATGCATACCAGGTATATCCTAATCAAACTGTTTGAATTAAGACAAAGAAtcttgaaacagaaaaagaaggcatCACATAAAAGGGAGGTTCAATGAGATTAACAGgtaacttctcatcagaaaccacagaggccagaggcaggaggATCACCTACTCAAAGTGTTGAGAGAGACAGTCAGCCAGGAGTTCTAATTATTAAGCAACCACAGCCTTTTCACCCCATGTGGGCAGTCTACTTAACCCATATGACCATGGCTCATGCTGCTGACTCTGTTGTCACCAGGGGAGACCTGGTGGCCCCAGGCCTTGGTCTGTCCCGCCAGCATCATGACCTGCTGTGGGGTTGTCGAGGTCCAAATACCACCAGGTTCCTGCAACTCCCTGATTGCTGTGGTCTGTGCTAGCCCTCTGTAGGGGAGGCTTCCCAGTGGAGGGTACGCTCCAGGCAGCACCCATCTCCACTCCACTCACAGGATACTTGCTGTGAGCAAGCTTCATCAGAAACTTTGGCCAACTTGCAACTAGATTCCCTGGATGTTTCTGAGGGTTCAACTCTAAGTTAGCgggttttaattcatttatttttaattgaggtgaaatttacataatatacaattaaccattttcaagtgtatCGTGCAGTTGCATttatatattcacaatgttgtaaaCCATCACTTAGTTTTAAAACTTTGTTATcaccttggggcgcctgcgtggctcagttggttgaacatctgactcttgggttttggcttgggttgtgatcttgcGGTTGTTGGACTGAGCCCTGTgatgagctctgtgctcagtggcgagtctgcttgggattctttcatctctccctcttcccctcccccaaactgtGCGTGTGCACTGATAGATAAATcttaaaccaaccaaccaagcaCAGACTGTCTCAGAAAAACACCCCATACTCCTAAGCAACCATTCCTcactcccccagctcctggtaaccaTGAATCTGCTTTCTCTATCTGTGAATACCTATTCTGGGTACAGAGTATAGAAGAACTCATACAGTATATTGACCTTCTGTGTCTGACTTCCTTCACTtccttagcatgttttcaaggttcattgaAGTTGTGGCGTGTCATCACCACTCCTTTCCTTTTCATGGGTGAATAATATCCCACCTCATGTACATACCACTTTGTTTTTCATCAGTTATGTTGGGAACTGTGGGTCTTTGTACATGTTTTTATCACATTCAGAAgttctcgggatgcctgggtggctcagtcagttgagcatctgcgtTCATTTGGCAATGTGAATGCGTTTCTGATTGTCGTATCTGAGGTGCCACTGGCATCTAATGGAGGCCAGGGATGTTGTTAAACATCCTACAAAGCACAGGGTAGTCCCCCAAACAAGGAACTACCCGGCCCGAACTATCAACAGCATGGAGGTTAAGAAACTGCCTAAACCACTGTGTAAGCTTTGAACATCAATACAAAGGAGCT
Coding sequences within:
- the FAM25A gene encoding protein FAM25A — its product is MLGGLGKLAAEGLAHRTEKATEEAVHAVEGVVKEVVEHAKEAGEKAIADALKKAQDTGDKVVKEVTETVTNTVTNAVTHAAEGLGKLGQ